The Apis cerana isolate GH-2021 linkage group LG2, AcerK_1.0, whole genome shotgun sequence genomic sequence AGAAACTCGTGCGTTATCGGGTGAAACCGACTCGAGCGGCCTTGTCTAATATCCGATAACGCCGGACTCAAGCTCTGTGCAACGCGATAAGGGATTTCGTTTACCCGCTTTGGATCGCGATAAAACGGCgggacatttttttttcctttttcttttcccttccttttttttctttttgttttcgatCACTCCTCTTTGTCTCTTCTTCTCCAAACCCCTCCTCCCCTGTAACGCGCACGCGCGCGCGGTTATCGCGTGCCAGCCACTTATCAACTCGGCTACTTATATACGTTCGTTATATTAACTGCGCCTTGATAAACATATTTCGCGTATTTATCGGAGCGGGGAACGATAATCCGCGGTTGGAAGCTCGCCGTGCGCGAGGAATCACGTCCCGCAACGTTGTACAACGTTAAAAGATCTAACGTGCTTATCGATATTATCGCCTTTCGAGTTTTTAAACGAGCACGCtactgtgtgtgtgtgtgtgtacgcgCGTTGCAAGGTTGCGCaaggttaattaattatccgtTATTATTAGGGGGAAGAGATCGATGGCGTTGAAGCGTTGTTGCCTATCGAATCTACCGAATTATAACGAGAAGTAGAGTTGTCGATGTACACAGGATTCATTGAAATCGTGGcaatggtggtggtggttcgATGGTAACGATGGGGCCCGCGTAATtcgttaaattcaattttcaccCGCCACGAGGGAATGGTCGAGGACAgggaatgagagagagagagagagagagagcagtcGTTACCTCGGGGATAAGCTTCTTctcgtaaaattaatcgaaattatcgaattaaccCCTGACCTTTCGGGCCGGGATCTTGGCTCGGATTAAAGTAAATTCTCGTCGCGAACCGTTTCGAACAATCTCCGCTGCTggttatcaaaataataaacctCCGTGATACTTAACCGTGGAATGTAaagcgctctctctctcttttttcccttctctcaCCCCGTCTCGTAGCAATCGTTTTTAGAAACGCAGTTAACGTTCGCTTCGTCGAGAATCGTCCTTCGCCCGAGTCGCAAGGATTTGCTTaggaagaatagaaaaatcgatcgtCTCGTTCCTTTCGAAATTACTGGAGCCCTCGATGGAACGGAATTCCATCGAGGGGATGAAATGTATGCGGAAGGTTGCGATTCTTGGaactcgaggaggaggaaaagagcAAAtgggagagaggaagaagctCGGGgtgcctctctttctttctctctacgCCACGACTTTTCCACGGTGTTAACTAAGACGAGGATTAAACCGGATCAACTGGATCGAGCACCAACGACTCCCCATAACTCTTCGTTTGTTCGCTCTTAAGTGCTTTTCCGGCTTCCGGAATTAAAACCGATGGAGCCGTCATCGAAGCTCGGAGGAATCTCGTTATTCCTCTTTCTCGCCCCTCCCTCCCCGAGAGAGGTGTATTAGCTGCCCGAAATTCTTCCCGTTTTCGCAGCGAGAGAGGGACGCGGACGAAGGCAGATACGGAAGGGGATGGAAGTCGTTTTATCGGCGTTAAATCGAGCCACGCCGGTGCGCCTAAGCAATTTAGTTGGAACAAGCGTGTCGTTATTCAATTTATCTCGTGCCCCTCCCCTTTCCCCGCAATCGAACCGTTTAAGCGAACGATACACCCGAAtctattcgattcgaatttcttcTCGATCTGCTCTTTTCTACGAAACGAGGAACGGGTTTGTATTGGTCAGTGGGCGAATCAAGGCGAAGAATCGGCGAAGAATTTTGGGAGCGATCTCTCGACGGCCTTGGGCCGTCATCGAAAATGTATCTTGAACATAAACCGATCGAAAGAATCGCGAGCGAGCAGGTTCGAAGTTCGATCgtgaaatgtaaaattgtCGGAGAAGGGTGGGACGATCGGCGGTGAAATAAACTCGTCGCGGTTTCCCGCGTGGCGGCgaagttttattaatagaaggGTGGAGGGACAGGTGGGCGCGGATATTGCGAGGACGCAGAGTTTTTCAACGTGGCGACGTGGCGTCGATCGACGGCGAAGGGGACCCGTTTGATTTGCGTCTATTTTCGCGGCCGCCACGAAATTAACTCGGTCGTCTACGGACCGGCGACACCCGGTGTCACAAACAACCGAGCGAATTAAATCCGATCAAAGGCTAATTGCGAAAGCGggggggaaggaaaaaattaattttgacgaTTCGGCGTGGATTCGAGAATTCTTCGTTCAAACTTGAGGGAATGTTGAATAAACGCGGCGATTAGAATAGGATCTTTCTTACATCTTTCTCTCTAATGACTCTGCGAAAATTAAATCTGAACGTTCGCGCATTTTCTTCCACGCTATTTCTCCACTTTTTTCCGCGCGACGAGATTCCGGGCGGGATATACGTGTGGCAAAGACTCgaatttcagatattttaaaattttcgaaaaagagaagagagaaaagatcaGCGCGATGCGTTTGACGCAGGCGATGGAGTCTCTCGAAAACCAcgggaaaaattcaattttcctcgCTGCATTGTGCGCAGCTCCGTGACTCTTTTCGTCTTTTTTCGACGGCTTCTCCTCTCTCGATCGAACGTTAATCGTTTGATCCCTTGTATTTCACGCTTATTCCCCTTCGTCTCTTTGAATTTAACCCGCTATCGATACGGTAGCGTCTGACAATTAACCAACCTCGCTTAATTCTTCTCCCCTTCCCCGATTGACCGTCTCAACTTGGTCGATTCCGCATTTCGTCTCCCTCACGAAATCACGCGACAGATGCGTCGCGACTTTTCCTCGAGCAGATGCGGCTGGAAGCGAGGAGGAGACGAATTCGGGGGTTGGATTGGATGCTGTTAGCGGGAGGAAAGAAGATGGTGGGACAGACATCCGCGTAAAGCGGAGATGGCTCGCGTAGAGGTAACTCGGATGCAGATGGCGTGTATCCGGAAAAGGCAAAGAGGggaaaagagggagggggattGTTGGAAGCCGAAACGAGACAGCGAGGAGGAAAGCGCGTGGAGGGGAGTATGTAGTGGAAGGAGCGGAGACACGGTGGAATCGCGGTGAAGCAAGGGGAAGTAATAAGGGGTTAAAAGGGAGCCGACCGAGGGGGTGGAAACGCGAGGAGTGGTCGCGATGACGGAGAGAGCACTGGGTATAGGCGCACGTCCGTGTACGGAGGGTTAAAAACGAgcgaggagagaagagagagagagaggaggggaaatGAAGAGCGGCGGAGAGCGGGACGGAGAAGTAGAATCGAGCGTCGAAGGGCGAAAAGAGACGAGGTAGATTTgcagcgaggaggaggagaaagagagacgaaAGAGTGGGAGGCGAGAGAGAAACACGTTGGTATACACGGTGGAACTTCCGAAGTTATTCGCAACAGGCAGACTCTGGAATTCTACGTTCCACTACCACtgattttcttcctctctctctctctgtctctgtctCTGTGTGTCTCTCGTGCCTCATCACCACCTCCAACGATTCCACTTCGCCCACCTCCTCCGTCCGTCCTTCATCACCGGCGGCCTCCTTCCACACTTCCTGCGCCTCATCGTCCCTGTTTTTAATAGACGGTAGAAACTTAGCGTCGCAGTCGGCGACCGCCACACCGTCTATAAATGCGCACGAGGAACGCGATCCCCGAATTGCCCACCACCCCCCGCAGTCCACGGCCTCGTCCAAACTCTCCTCCTCGCTTCGAACGAGTTATGCAACTCGAACGCGATCCATCCATCCGTCGTTCGAACAATCCCTTATTTCGCCCTTATTTGATTACTACCCCCCTCTTCGTTTCGTCCTTGGCTAGCGACTCGTAACTTCCACTCGAATAATTACCCTGCTCTCCTTATGcgcgcgatatatatatatgtatatactcgAGATAGAAACGTAGGAACGTCGTTTCCCACCACCACTTAGGCGGCGACACAATTCCAGATACTTTTCCAACCTGTTCTCGACCCGATTCTCGCCCATTCGGATTCAGTAATTAGGTAAACCGCTCTCTAAACGGTTCGTTTGCTTACGTGCTCCTCCGCGTTTACCCGGCTTAATTAATTCTCTGTGCATTGGTGGCAACTCTTCGCGGAGTGAGATTCATAGAGCGTGTACCGCGAGCACGTGCCCTGTCTCCGGATCGGACAGATAGAGACTGGCAGAGACGAGCTAACGGATAATAGGCGAACCGACCGGACCGATTGTTCCACCGCCTCGTgcctctctccccccctcccacACAGGTGCACGAGTACACGTTCGATCTACCTCTTTTTAGAGTCCTCTCGTTCCTAGAAAACCTACGCTTCAATTACCGGAGACAATGGACACGCGTGACGCTCCTGCCTCTCCTTCCCTATCTATCTACCTATATTTCGCTTATCCATCTCTATCGGCACagctctatatatatatatatatatattatatagccGTCCGATGGACAATGTCGCGTGTCCATTCCGCGTAAATTCCATCGAGAACATCCATCGAGAACATCTCCATCGAGACTACGGCTTTCGAACGCAGCCCGCCGCCCCTCTTGGCCGAATAGCTAGGATAGATCTCGACGAGGAGGGCAAACGTTGAAATCGACGGACGAAACCGGATTTCCCGTTCCagtaaaatattccattgaaCGAGGAGGGGGATGGGGTTCGCGGGAAATTCCGCTCCCTTTTTCCCGTTGCCAATTACACGGGGTCGTCGTCAAAGCGTTTAATTCGAGCGATGAAAGGACGGCCGTAATATAATGTCGCggccctttctttttcctccggAAACGAATCGCACGGCCTCCCACGGGGGCCGGACGCGCTCTCTGTCTCCTTGCGAGCAAACCTTCCCTCCTTCGCTCacctctcctttctctctttcctctctttcgcAAAATTCGGATCGCGCTCGAACGGCTTCTCCTTTCCCGCGACGCGACGTTGAAACGACGATGACAGGGGATAGGAATGGATTTCGACGAGCTTCCTTCTCCTTGgtcgaatttttggaattttgttgTTCGCCCAGTGGGTAAAATTTGAAACCGACCGAGCagaaaaacaaagagaaaaagagagaggaggggatcTGGGCGAGATTAAGATCGTTGAAGTTCGCTAAACGCCACTTTGCCGTACGCCTTCTTCCGTTCCTTCGCGGTCCGATAGAAGATAAAGCGGCTGTCGCTTCCCCCtcgggaaggggggagggagaaggagtCCGTGGAAAGTAACGAACGGCGCGGCGTCGAAATTGAAAGGGTTCCCACGAGGTCGCGATCGTTAAACCGCGCGCTCGTCCGCTTTATATCATCCTCCCTTCCATTCCACCTCTTCGGAGCTAGTTCCAAAGTCTATCGAAACTTCCAGCCGGATCtcgtttaataaatcaataaaatcgaacgatgaaattcgttttcttttcgagCAATGTTCTCGATTCAACGATTTTCCGCGATTTCGATTCGTTTGGAAGGAGAGcagagaggaaggaaggaaggaaggaaggactAAAGCGAGACTTAACCACACGGCTAGTCAGCCACGTCCACGGAGGAGGACGCAGGACAGCGTGTTTAGGGTCGATGACCCTCCGCACATCCGCGTTCGGCGTACACTTTCCCTCTTTATCTGCCTCGcctctctttcctctcgtTGCCTCCCCGTACCTACTTCTCTCGCTGCTTTCCATTCCCTCCTCTTCCACGCCGCACTTTAACCGTTCTTAGAGTGGCGTCTCTCCGCGTGTCTCTCCGATCGAGGGTGAAAGGAccccttttctttatttttcccttcttcctcctcctgctcCTGCTCCCTCACGACGATGCACTCTCGTTTACCCATTCGTTAAATACCACGTTCTTCCCTCATcgtttgttattattgttattattattgtttagggaaaatttaattctccttgaattttaaattctcagATCGCGAGCAACGGTATGGATTGtacattattgttattttaacggTGCGAGAGCGGATTATgataatatcgatcgatcgaatgttTGGAAATCGAAAACGAAAGTGGGAGCAGGGAAAGCGAAACTTGCTGACGGTTAAGTGACAAAGAAAACAGGAGAGGCGTGCGTGAAACAGCAGTTTCAGAGATCAATGAACGATTGTTTCCAACCTAAGCCTCTCGTCCGTGTTCCACAGGTTGCTTCGCGGCACGCGTTCCTTCCTTTCGAACgcgttcttctttttcttcttcttcttcttcttcttctcgattcTAACCGATAGTGGCTATAGTGgctttcgaatttatttaattgtttaattcgaGGACCGAATTTAATGATCGAGACGACACGAGTTATACGAAATCTTCTTTCGTTTAATCCTCTTTTCGTTATCGAgagtaatatgtaaatttcccgtttttcttttctgttccAGGGATTTGGAGCGCGACTTAAGCTTGAGCGAGGACAGCGAGGATGAGGCAAgcaaggtaaaaaaaaaaaaaagaatcacattATACGCTCGTTTGATATCCCGTTTCGCGTgattattattggatatttaaGTTGATATTTCGTATCGATAACAATTATCGGAGAAAGCTGGTTTGAGGGAATCGCGATTCACATTCTCGTATGAAATTAATTGGTAATCGTTTTCTTTCGCAGGAAACGTCATCGCGGACAACGAGGGGAAACAGAAGCCCCGACCTCACGGTCGAGTAAGTATCCGTTTGTCGATACGCCCGCCAATTAATGCCCCTGTTATACACTTCGATTATCTCGTTCCAAAATTAATGCGCCCGTTTATTCGTATCTAATTACcaactttattttatccttttcatCCATCGATTTCGTATTTGAGATCGATTTCGATTCATCCTGCTATTCTTATATCCAAAATTGTGATGCgtcaataacttttttatttactacaaatgacgataataattttatcattcccTATTCCAAATAATGTCGGACGCGAACTCgtatgataaatatgattcCACCCGCtcgaaattattcgttttattcggGATTTAAAAACCGGCGAACTCGGCACAAACTCGAAGAAATCAATTTACCAGCGATAACACGGTACAATGAACAATCCACGGAAAATATTCGCTTCCAAAAAACCAAtattcgttctctctctccctccctgcCCGTTTCAACGCAGATATTCATTCGTGCGCAGTTTATCGATACCGGCGATGACGCCAGCCCCGCCGCCACTGGCACCCATGTCGCCCATGGGCCCGTCACCGGTCGGCCCTTTGTCGCCCGCGAGGCCGCTCAGCCCGAGCAGGCCGCCATCACCGCCTAAACAGATGACGCCGGAGCAAGTGATCTCGCCTGCACCGGTCAGCCCCCTGCAATCCAAGGGCTCGCCGAGCCCCAACGCGCACCAGAGGCCGCCCAGCCCTTCGGGCCAGGCGATGCAGAGCTCCGGAAGCGCGAGCTCCACGTCCGACACCGGCTCCGACTCCGGCTCGGACAGCAGCGACGATTCCGAGGAGGAGACCAGCCCTCCGCCCACCAAAGGGCCCTCCACCCCTCCCTCCGTGTCACCAAAGAACGAAAACTTGATAGAGGAACCTCCGCCCGCGATCGAGGAGCCGAAATCGAGGAGTTGGAACTTGGAGTCGTTCTTCAACAAGACGAATGCCATGCCTCACGGGGAACAGAACTCGGAGAACAAACAGACGCAGGTATgggatgtatatatatgtgtgtctCTGAATCGATTTCCATTTTCCTCTTCGATAATCGTGGCTTCGATTCGATTGGATCGATCGGtgtatagataatttttgttgCTCGTACGAAATGGAATGTTGATCGAGCGATTTGATTGAattgtaatttgaaatatcggcAGGACTGCAACAGGCGGCAAGACTCCCCCATGGTGACAACGGTGGACGCCAGAGCGCACAGGAACAAGACGGCGCACGACTGGCAGCTCGACGAGGCCCTGAAGAGGACCCGTAACATGACCATGATAAGCGTGCTGTACAGCGACAGCGATCGACCGTCCGACCAAGAGAAGGGCCAGCCCGTGGAGGAGAATCGAGCGCAGCCTGAAAAGCCGAAGGTGGACGCGAGGAAACGTGGGCGGCCGAGGAAACCGGCGAATCCGAAAGCCGGGCATCGGACGTCGGACGAGAGTTTGAAGAACGGGAAACCTCGCAGCAGAACGAGAGGGGTGGGCAACCACATGAAGAAGAAACCGCCCCTCTCGAAGGCGAACATATCCACCAGCGAGGACGAGAGCGACGACAGGTCGCAGGGAGCGTCGAGCGACTCCGACAGCGACCGACCGACCAGGGTGTCGCCTGGAGTGGCGGCTATGAACGACAAGAGGAGGTCCAGATTGAGCGGGTCCTCGAGCGAGGACGAGAGCCCGCCCAAGGGGAagaataacaacaacaacgtgTCCGAGGACGACACCTCGCGCTGGAGAAGGATGACCAATATCAAGAGAAGCAAGTTGGGGGACTCGCCGAAGAAACAGGAGAAGAAGAGCCCCGCGAAGGCGAAACCTAGAAGGTCCACCTCGCGGGTGAACAATGGATCTGATTCGGACAGTGAGTCGGAAATAGTGAGGAATCGTATCCAGGTTGCCAGGTAACTATTTAAGCTTTGATTAAATAGCCGTGATCGAGTACGTCTTTGTAACCGAATAACGAACAAACGATGTTTCTTTTCCGAATTACGATTAAAATCGATTGTTCGGCATTTTTGTGGGTGCAGAGTACCTCCGAGGCCGAGAGTCCCACCGACCCGAGATTCGTCTCCGGAAAATTCGGACAGCGACAACAGTCCGGGTCCAAAGTTGCAGGAGGAGGACGCGGGCAACGTGCAGGACAAGAAGAAGAGCGACACTCTTCGGAAAGTGTTCTCGTCTTCGATAGGGGGAGGAAAGGGCGGTGGCAAGGGGGGCAAAGGTGGGAAAGGCGGCGGAAAGTGCGGTATTTTCGTGGAAGAATATACGACCTCCGCGAATACGCCGACCGGTGGGGAGAGTCCGTACAAGAGACCATCGTCGCAGGCGTCGAACGTGACTCAATCTTTCCCGCCGCTCACGCGCGTGAACGGCGTACCGAGTTTATACTGTAGAATCGAGCTGAGCAAACTGCAGCACGTCTCGCAGTTGTCGAGGGGTCAAGAGTTGAGACAACGCACAGAACTTCCAAATACGAGGCCGTCGTCCAGACAAGCCTCGACGCTGACGCATCAACCCCCTCGACCGCCCACGCCGGAGGAAGGGGAGATCGTCGACACGCCACCGCCTCAACAGGACGCGAGGATTCACGGTGACGCGTTGCTCGTCGACAGTGATGTTAAAAATCGCGCTGTGATCAAGGGCGAACCTATATCGGACACGAAGGGTAATTGTGGTATAGGCCTCGCCGCGGGTGTCGTCGCTGCAGGTGCTAGTGGAGCAAGTGGTGCTAGTAGTACGGGTAACGCGCCCAAGAGGAAACGTAATCCGAGTTGTAGTTCTGTGTCCAGTTTGAGTACTGTGTGTTCTATAGATACAAAGACGAAAGGGTCGGGAGAGCACAAAgacaggaagaagaaaaagaggaaacacGGCGACGTCGAATCCGTTACCGTTTCGTCCAGGCCATCTTCCAGTCAGGTATGCTTTCTTGCCATCCATTCCTTTTTCGAAGCGTGCCGCTTTTCCACACTCGACTAAATGTCTCCATCTCGATTCTCGTTTATATAGCAAAACGATATCCAACCCACGAATCACGAACGGGAAGAAAAACCTGACACTAGTTTAttgccaccaccaccaccgcctcAGCGCGTTTATTATTCCTACTTTAATCCCCAAAACGAAGTTTTGGAGGATCAGGATAGGTGGTGAGTAAACGTTACGTTCGATGAAAACTATTTCCCCGTGCGAACTTTCGCCTGTGTAACGATCAGTTTTAATTCGTTGTCGCCAGGGACCAGAATCAGTACCTGATGGAAGCAAAGCG encodes the following:
- the LOC108002792 gene encoding AF4/FMR2 family member 4 isoform X3, which encodes MPSSGGYYDDRNPLLKGTLSSVERDRLRERERQARAAMSVQAEQAAAGGGPDTRHHHHGHHNHAHHHVNPHAVTAPLFRAPVRVNPDARDSTTQQIQSKLGNYSLVKHLLDEPKRLIGIEGVPPSPAPPSTSSFLRMSSSSVGANSRSSPSSQEFKKPGGPRPDASSSSSSSCSTSSLTSSSSSSSSSSSTSTSSSSHQRGGFVKPADGKPPYGGRGGYPGQPVKHGGNSNDHRSHGLLPAKGPPTNSPGNGTLAGNSSIGNSSGSRLHCVGSRLSRLPLDNGSSRPGPTENSADVENILKEMTMPPTPLTAIAQTPRKELESKFTFNPVMAKLTEVTPQEATKPQRERHNASRLSADLERDLSLSEDSEDEASKETSSRTTRGNRSPDLTVDLSIPAMTPAPPPLAPMSPMGPSPVGPLSPARPLSPSRPPSPPKQMTPEQVISPAPVSPLQSKGSPSPNAHQRPPSPSGQAMQSSGSASSTSDTGSDSGSDSSDDSEEETSPPPTKGPSTPPSVSPKNENLIEEPPPAIEEPKSRSWNLESFFNKTNAMPHGEQNSENKQTQDCNRRQDSPMVTTVDARAHRNKTAHDWQLDEALKRTRNMTMISVLYSDSDRPSDQEKGQPVEENRAQPEKPKVDARKRGRPRKPANPKAGHRTSDESLKNGKPRSRTRGVGNHMKKKPPLSKANISTSEDESDDRSQGASSDSDSDRPTRVSPGVAAMNDKRRSRLSGSSSEDESPPKGKNNNNNVSEDDTSRWRRMTNIKRSKLGDSPKKQEKKSPAKAKPRRSTSRVNNGSDSDSESEIVRNRIQVARVPPRPRVPPTRDSSPENSDSDNSPGPKLQEEDAGNVQDKKKSDTLRKVFSSSIGGGKGGGKGGKGGKGGGKCGIFVEEYTTSANTPTGGESPYKRPSSQASNVTQSFPPLTRVNGVPSLYCRIELSKLQHVSQLSRGQELRQRTELPNTRPSSRQASTLTHQPPRPPTPEEGEIVDTPPPQQDARIHGDALLVDSDVKNRAVIKGEPISDTKGNCGIGLAAGVVAAGASGASGASSTGNAPKRKRNPSCSSVSSLSTVCSIDTKTKGSGEHKDRKKKKRKHGDVESVTVSSRPSSSQQNDIQPTNHEREEKPDTSLLPPPPPPQRVYYSYFNPQNEVLEDQDRWDQNQYLMEAKRLKHSADKECELTAQGMLYLEAVLCFLLTGNAMESDPLTERASFTMYRDTLSLIRYISSKFKSQQNNSPESSIHNKLAILSLFCQSLIYLKLFKMRRHEIKESQKILNDYHQKPAQATTVQPEGQGTPSLSPTPSPAGSVGSVGSQSSGYSSGELANRGAASGQPQPAPYVSVPLNVHNAMAKQNHHFSLLLSCHDLWDQANALVTDKHRDFFIELDEKLGPLTLKSSLRDLVRYVQAGIKKLRDL
- the LOC108002792 gene encoding AF4/FMR2 family member 4 isoform X4 — protein: MKKPRVERDRLRERERQARAAMSVQAEQAAAGGGPDTRHHHHGHHNHAHHHVNPHAVTAPLFRAPVRVNPDARDSTTQQIQSKLGNYSLVKHLLDEPKRLIGIEGVPPSPAPPSTSSFLRMSSSSVGANSRSSPSSQEFKKPGGPRPDASSSSSSSCSTSSLTSSSSSSSSSSSTSTSSSSHQRGGFVKPADGKPPYGGRGGYPGQPVKHGGNSNDHRSHGLLPAKGPPTNSPGNGTLAGNSSIGNSSGSRLHCVGSRLSRLPLDNGSSRPGPTENSADVENILKEMTMPPTPLTAIAQTPRKELESKFTFNPVMAKLTEVTPQEATKPQRERHNASRLSADLERDLSLSEDSEDEASKETSSRTTRGNRSPDLTVDLSIPAMTPAPPPLAPMSPMGPSPVGPLSPARPLSPSRPPSPPKQMTPEQVISPAPVSPLQSKGSPSPNAHQRPPSPSGQAMQSSGSASSTSDTGSDSGSDSSDDSEEETSPPPTKGPSTPPSVSPKNENLIEEPPPAIEEPKSRSWNLESFFNKTNAMPHGEQNSENKQTQDCNRRQDSPMVTTVDARAHRNKTAHDWQLDEALKRTRNMTMISVLYSDSDRPSDQEKGQPVEENRAQPEKPKVDARKRGRPRKPANPKAGHRTSDESLKNGKPRSRTRGVGNHMKKKPPLSKANISTSEDESDDRSQGASSDSDSDRPTRVSPGVAAMNDKRRSRLSGSSSEDESPPKGKNNNNNVSEDDTSRWRRMTNIKRSKLGDSPKKQEKKSPAKAKPRRSTSRVNNGSDSDSESEIVRNRIQVARVPPRPRVPPTRDSSPENSDSDNSPGPKLQEEDAGNVQDKKKSDTLRKVFSSSIGGGKGGGKGGKGGKGGGKCGIFVEEYTTSANTPTGGESPYKRPSSQASNVTQSFPPLTRVNGVPSLYCRIELSKLQHVSQLSRGQELRQRTELPNTRPSSRQASTLTHQPPRPPTPEEGEIVDTPPPQQDARIHGDALLVDSDVKNRAVIKGEPISDTKGNCGIGLAAGVVAAGASGASGASSTGNAPKRKRNPSCSSVSSLSTVCSIDTKTKGSGEHKDRKKKKRKHGDVESVTVSSRPSSSQQNDIQPTNHEREEKPDTSLLPPPPPPQRVYYSYFNPQNEVLEDQDRWDQNQYLMEAKRLKHSADKECELTAQGMLYLEAVLCFLLTGNAMESDPLTERASFTMYRDTLSLIRYISSKFKSQQNNSPESSIHNKLAILSLFCQSLIYLKLFKMRRHEIKESQKILNDYHQKPAQATTVQPEGQGTPSLSPTPSPAGSVGSVGSQSSGYSSGELANRGAASGQPQPAPYVSVPLNVHNAMAKQNHHFSLLLSCHDLWDQANALVTDKHRDFFIELDEKLGPLTLKSSLRDLVRYVQAGIKKLRDL
- the LOC108002792 gene encoding AF4/FMR2 family member 4 isoform X1, which encodes MYSLKRGRVIQRGCVTCRFPLGESLGFLPARSSATNSWSMASRGSEFFLGKDRFNVSVERDRLRERERQARAAMSVQAEQAAAGGGPDTRHHHHGHHNHAHHHVNPHAVTAPLFRAPVRVNPDARDSTTQQIQSKLGNYSLVKHLLDEPKRLIGIEGVPPSPAPPSTSSFLRMSSSSVGANSRSSPSSQEFKKPGGPRPDASSSSSSSCSTSSLTSSSSSSSSSSSTSTSSSSHQRGGFVKPADGKPPYGGRGGYPGQPVKHGGNSNDHRSHGLLPAKGPPTNSPGNGTLAGNSSIGNSSGSRLHCVGSRLSRLPLDNGSSRPGPTENSADVENILKEMTMPPTPLTAIAQTPRKELESKFTFNPVMAKLTEVTPQEATKPQRERHNASRLSADLERDLSLSEDSEDEASKETSSRTTRGNRSPDLTVDLSIPAMTPAPPPLAPMSPMGPSPVGPLSPARPLSPSRPPSPPKQMTPEQVISPAPVSPLQSKGSPSPNAHQRPPSPSGQAMQSSGSASSTSDTGSDSGSDSSDDSEEETSPPPTKGPSTPPSVSPKNENLIEEPPPAIEEPKSRSWNLESFFNKTNAMPHGEQNSENKQTQDCNRRQDSPMVTTVDARAHRNKTAHDWQLDEALKRTRNMTMISVLYSDSDRPSDQEKGQPVEENRAQPEKPKVDARKRGRPRKPANPKAGHRTSDESLKNGKPRSRTRGVGNHMKKKPPLSKANISTSEDESDDRSQGASSDSDSDRPTRVSPGVAAMNDKRRSRLSGSSSEDESPPKGKNNNNNVSEDDTSRWRRMTNIKRSKLGDSPKKQEKKSPAKAKPRRSTSRVNNGSDSDSESEIVRNRIQVARVPPRPRVPPTRDSSPENSDSDNSPGPKLQEEDAGNVQDKKKSDTLRKVFSSSIGGGKGGGKGGKGGKGGGKCGIFVEEYTTSANTPTGGESPYKRPSSQASNVTQSFPPLTRVNGVPSLYCRIELSKLQHVSQLSRGQELRQRTELPNTRPSSRQASTLTHQPPRPPTPEEGEIVDTPPPQQDARIHGDALLVDSDVKNRAVIKGEPISDTKGNCGIGLAAGVVAAGASGASGASSTGNAPKRKRNPSCSSVSSLSTVCSIDTKTKGSGEHKDRKKKKRKHGDVESVTVSSRPSSSQQNDIQPTNHEREEKPDTSLLPPPPPPQRVYYSYFNPQNEVLEDQDRWDQNQYLMEAKRLKHSADKECELTAQGMLYLEAVLCFLLTGNAMESDPLTERASFTMYRDTLSLIRYISSKFKSQQNNSPESSIHNKLAILSLFCQSLIYLKLFKMRRHEIKESQKILNDYHQKPAQATTVQPEGQGTPSLSPTPSPAGSVGSVGSQSSGYSSGELANRGAASGQPQPAPYVSVPLNVHNAMAKQNHHFSLLLSCHDLWDQANALVTDKHRDFFIELDEKLGPLTLKSSLRDLVRYVQAGIKKLRDL